Genomic segment of Apium graveolens cultivar Ventura unplaced genomic scaffold, ASM990537v1 ctg8785, whole genome shotgun sequence:
TGTAGTTAAATACTATGTCAACAAACTACTTTCGCAAAATACGGACACTTGAGGCACATGCGGACTCTCGGTGTCGGATACTCGGACACACGTTTGCAGTATGGAACACATACACCCAATTTAAATTTTATCTTGAGAAGTTGTAGTCAAATACTATGTCAACGAACTACTTTCACAAAATAAAGTATCCATGTCTTTTCTTTGAAACAAAGTATCCCCGTCTTTTTTGTTATTACAAAAGTATCGATTCATAATCATTTTTGTTTTTTGTGTTTTAGATTTGGTTCATTCTTCATGCAATATTTGACTTTGTTGATAGGTTTTAATATGTTTAAACATGAAATCTATAATTGTTTCTATTTATATACGCCGTGTTCACTACGTGAACTTtcatattattatatttttccAAATACAGTATTCCCCCATTCGCACTAACCGCACCCGTATTCTTACTTCATACCTTGTTAGGCTTGCTGTTGATTAATTAATTGACCTTATATAAATGTTGTAATTTATACTATGTTACTCAGGTATTGTATAGATgtcaaaaaattaatttttttatttgtttgaGGTAGGAATTTATAAAGGAATGTAAGATATAATGGGATAACTATTTGGCATTTGTCATTCATACTTGTAGGTGGCTCCTCTGTTATTTCAAGCATTCTCAACGATTCCATATGTGTCTCAAGTATCATTCATTGGAAAAGATGGTTTGTTATTTTCATATTACAATGGAGCCAATCAGCAACCTGTTGCAGTTTATACAAACACCTCATTATTTCCGGTGGACAAGGAAATGGCTTTAGAAAATTATAAACCTCACTTGCTATTCTCAGCCTGTGAATCGCGAAAACGGGGAATTATTTGGAATTGGTTACTTTGCATCCGTGTACATCGCTTGTTCCATCAATCCTAGTGGCCCTGGATAGTGCAAATGGAAATTCTTCAGTAGGACATTCGTGGATTGATAGCCAAGATATTTTGTTCTTTAACACCGCTCTTATGGATGGGAGAGGAGCAGTATCTATGGGGTTTGAAACAAAGGGGATAGTGCAATCCTTAAGTGGAAACATCAGAAATGATGGGAGCTTGTTTTTGGCTACGAAGGATGGGCAAGTACTTAACAAAGCAAACATTCAGAACACTAGAATTGTTATTGACAGTAACAATTCTGTTGCATTTGTGTTGTCAAATCAAAGCGGTGATAAATTAGAGGGCCATATTGTTGGCAATCTTACATGCCAAGAAAACGATGGCACACTACAACCTAAGACTATCACCGCTTCTGGAACAAAGTATGATGCATATTGTTCTCAAGTTGAAATCCTTGGGGTAGATACGGTATGTATATCTTCTTTACTTGTTATTTTTCAATATTAAGATAATTATTTGCTAATTTTAATAGATTTTGAAATGATTAATCAAGATTAATTACATTGATGTAAAACCATTTTACTTGAACTGGTTTCTAACATTGCAAGTGAACATAAACTAAACACATCATTCACATTTACATATTTCTTGTAAATATATAGTCATGTAAAAGATCTCAACTTTTACTTATCATTTTATTTGCAGGTTTCTTATTGGCTATGCCACTTGAGGGACCAGAGAGATCCCTGCACAAACACTTCAGTATATCGTACCAGTATCTTTTGCGACGATCGGCCTAATATTCGTTCTAACTGTTCTTTTGTTGTCATAGTTGTTGTAGCATTAAAAAGAGTGATACAGTTGGGTGTTGCATTAAGGAAACAAAAGGATGCAACAGCTCAAGTAGAAGGAAATGTATCCAGAAGAGTACAAACTACGCAAGTGCAAGCCATGATGTCCGTGGCTCTCTAGCAGGGATTGCCGGTCTAATAGAAATAGCCCTGATTCAAGTTGATCGTGGATCTGATTTGGAGGCAAATATAATGCGCATGAAAACTTGTTCCGACGATCTTTTAGGTATAATAAGACATGTAATTTTATTTACCaaaattgtaatatattagtaCGTGAATAATGTTTCTTGTTTTGTAGCTATTCTGAACAACATACTGGACAGAAGTAAGCTAGAAGCCGGAAAAGTCCCCCTTGACGAAGAAGAATTTGAAGTGTCGAAGTTAATTGAGGATGTCACTGACTTGTTTCATGCTGTTGGGATCAAGAAAGGCGTTGAATGTTGTGTTGGATCTCAGTGATGGTTCTGTCAACAAGTTTGATCACGTTAAAGGTGATCGTAAAAAGCTGAGACAGGTACTATCAAATTACTAAGTAATGCTGTAAAATTTACCTCGGAAGGGTATGTTTCGGTAAGAGCATATGCTAGAAAACCAAGAAGTTCTAGTTCAAGACTCAATTCAACTAGGAAAGGTCCCTGGTCATGGTTATTATGGATTCTAGGGATTGAAGCCTGTACCGATTATGGAACAACTGTGAACAGTTTTCAAAAGAATGAAAATTGCGTGGAGTTTATCTTTGAGGTCGATGATACAGGAGTCGGCATTCCCAAAGATAAACAAGAAACTGTTTTTGATAATTACGCCCAAATCAAGGAGACATCAGCTGGAAAAGAGGGCACGGGCCTCGGACTTGGTATCGTTCAATCTTTGGTACGTATAACTCGCTTATAATGCAAATTTATACGCTATTAGTGGTCCTACCATATGCCAAAGACTGCTTGTGCATTACTGAAAATTTTAATCTGTTATTTTTTATCAGGTACGCTTAATGGGCGGGGATATAGAGATTGTTGATAAAGATGCGTGCAAAAGAGGGACTTGCTTCAAGTTCAACACGTATTTTTCTGTATGTGAAACAGACCAGAGGATTAGCAGTGGAAGAGATCAATCTGACGATATTGAAAGTGTCGGTGGTCGCATGTCATCTGGTGAATCCTATTCAGCTCGAAGTCTGAACTTAATTATCAGCCCAAACACTGAAGGATCCCAAGTTGTGATCTTCATTAAAAATGAAGAAAGGCGGAAAGTTTGTAAGAAATTCTACGAAAGACAAGGACTCAAAGTGTTTGGTCACGAGGGAACATTGAAGAACTTTCGACTACTTTAAAGAAAATCAGGAACAAGGGAGTTCTTTCTTCAAGCCGTTTCTTCCAAGAGGTCtgatgcacttcttcaagctataACTGTACCTCGCATTCAAGTACAAGATCCAAAGAAGTGCCGTTGAGTTCTCTAGGATGGGAACTGATCAGGAGATTCCCCCCACGCATAGAAAGGTCAACCACGAGAGGAAGTGTTGTTTCCAAGCTTTATACTGATTGTGATTGATACGGATGGTGCACCATTCCGTGAGCTTAGCAGAGTTGTAGCAGAATTCAGGAATAAACATTGCTACAGGTTTTAACAGTGTCGTCTGGCTAGATAGACCTGGATCTAATAATATTCAGCTACAAGGCCTCAGTGAGACAAACTTCCTGCAATCGATATCATCATCTCCCAGCCTTTCCACGGATCACGTCTGTATCAAGTTACTAAAGGCTTCTTCCCGAGTTT
This window contains:
- the LOC141705330 gene encoding histidine kinase CKI1-like: MAMQEDFVTLQDVANRSNCHATTSALPGSGAVLVPSSLMFNYWHSRGKSIEQDVRLFSQNLQQEILYGVGVKADLFSPLQSSANNLARILSSRVNATQLPIPVIEFEVAPLLFQAFSTIPYVSQVSFIGKDVALDSANGNSSVGHSWIDSQDILFFNTALMDGRGAVSMGFETKGIVQSLSGNIRNDGSLFLATKDGQVLNKANIQNTRIVIDSNNSVAFVLSNQSGDKLEGHIVGNLTCQENDGTLQPKTITASGTNCCSIKKSDTVGCCIKETKGCNSSSRRKCIQKSTNYASASHDVRGSLAGIAGLIEIALIQVDRGSDLEANIMRMKTCSDDLLAILNNILDRSKLEAGKVPLDEEEFEVSKLIEDVTDLFHAVGIKKGVEWYVSVRAYARKPRSSSSRLNSTRKGPWSWLLWILGIEACTDYGTTVNSFQKNENCVEFIFEVDDTGVGIPKDKQETVFDNYAQIKETSAGKEGTGLGLGIVQSLVRLMGGDIEIVDKDACKRGTCFKFNTYFSVCETDQRISSGRDQSDDIESVGGRMSSGESYSARSLNLIISPNTEGSQVVIFIKNEERRKVCKKFYERQGLKVFGHEGTLKNFRLL